Proteins encoded together in one Bacteroides ovatus window:
- a CDS encoding zinc-dependent metalloprotease translates to MLKGIIGAVFLAVVCTCLYGQQQSITTFIKEEAPVEVIPGMFITYRSDKHIYWEIPDSLIGREFAVTTTILTAPARPDRDMEKKFGYAGDMIGPVFFSFRKQGDELWMMDPRYERVIENPEGTYAKIAAQRGNERLYKILPIKARNQGSSLIEIGEVLKDFPLFTLDIVSFDLLIGTRLREKDYIKEIKGYDNRLLIHASRAYRSSSMKIPGKPVAPPYIGDWDTGICIKLLSKRPLEAVAANTGAYFSISKECFQGNQPAIRKSVVKRWRLEIRAEDEERYMRGELVEPIQPIIFYIDRNTPEKYIDCIIEAVRDWRPAFEKAGFKNAIDARLAPTVEENPDFSIYDSTYPFISWKISGQNNAYGPTPCEPRSGEIIACHIGIFCSVLNLEQKWYFAQCGANDPQAWNIELPDSLQYEQIKQVLTHEVGHTLGLEHNFLGSSHYSIDQLRDNDFLSQYSIGSSIMDYVRCNYALRPQDKVDLRNRRVRVGEYDKWAIEWGYRIFPGKDASEREKNRSLWNQEKQKDPSLHFSGRMDVRAQAEDLGNDHVMVNTQGIENLKYLCEHPDVWNVTDKTSLRVLQGRYEAVLEHYKQWVQHVLSHLGGKRLAEPDDENIYIPEKADYNKKVMSFIQAYILQPPVWMFDEKLTAKLEINGSREFDRFYEELMSEMIRSLREVERTENVCEDMLSVDEFLESIHKELFAEWADNIPVSDAKYKVQLLYVSKLVKLLDRSEKITSSRLLVSIMQALNRIKEESLDYSHKITDPVAKKRAMFLVDSILF, encoded by the coding sequence ATGCTAAAAGGAATTATCGGTGCTGTATTTCTTGCTGTTGTCTGTACTTGTCTGTACGGGCAACAGCAAAGTATTACAACTTTTATTAAAGAAGAAGCACCAGTGGAAGTTATTCCCGGTATGTTTATTACCTACCGAAGTGATAAACATATCTATTGGGAAATCCCGGATTCATTGATTGGACGTGAGTTTGCCGTAACGACAACTATCCTGACAGCTCCTGCCCGTCCGGACCGGGATATGGAAAAGAAATTCGGATATGCGGGTGACATGATAGGTCCGGTATTTTTCAGTTTCCGTAAACAGGGTGACGAGTTGTGGATGATGGATCCACGATATGAAAGGGTGATAGAAAATCCTGAAGGAACGTATGCAAAAATCGCCGCCCAACGTGGGAATGAAAGGCTTTATAAAATATTACCGATTAAAGCTAGGAATCAGGGAAGCAGCCTGATAGAGATTGGTGAAGTATTAAAAGATTTTCCTTTGTTTACTCTTGATATTGTATCTTTTGATTTATTGATAGGTACGCGTTTAAGAGAGAAAGATTATATTAAGGAAATTAAAGGATATGACAACCGCTTGTTGATACACGCATCACGAGCTTATCGAAGTTCGTCAATGAAAATACCAGGTAAGCCTGTTGCACCTCCTTATATTGGAGACTGGGATACAGGTATCTGCATAAAATTACTGTCAAAAAGACCGTTGGAGGCAGTTGCTGCAAATACCGGAGCTTATTTTTCTATCAGCAAGGAGTGTTTTCAAGGGAATCAGCCTGCTATTCGGAAATCTGTTGTCAAACGATGGCGGCTGGAAATAAGGGCGGAAGATGAAGAAAGATACATGAGGGGGGAACTGGTAGAACCCATACAACCTATTATTTTTTATATAGATCGTAATACACCGGAAAAGTACATCGACTGTATCATTGAAGCGGTGCGTGACTGGCGTCCGGCTTTCGAGAAAGCTGGATTTAAGAACGCCATTGATGCGCGGCTGGCTCCTACCGTTGAGGAAAATCCTGATTTTAGTATTTATGACAGTACTTATCCGTTCATCTCATGGAAGATATCAGGACAAAATAACGCTTATGGACCGACTCCATGCGAACCCCGGTCCGGTGAGATTATTGCTTGCCACATCGGTATTTTTTGCAGTGTCTTGAATTTGGAACAGAAATGGTATTTTGCTCAATGTGGAGCGAATGATCCGCAGGCATGGAATATAGAGCTGCCGGACTCTTTGCAATACGAACAGATAAAACAAGTGCTGACACATGAAGTGGGTCATACATTAGGATTGGAACATAACTTTCTGGGTAGTTCTCATTACTCCATCGATCAATTACGTGATAATGACTTTTTAAGTCAATATAGTATTGGTAGTTCCATTATGGATTATGTGAGGTGTAATTATGCTTTGCGTCCTCAAGATAAAGTTGATTTGAGAAACAGGAGGGTACGTGTCGGTGAATATGATAAGTGGGCTATTGAATGGGGCTATCGTATATTTCCGGGTAAAGATGCTTCTGAAAGAGAAAAGAACAGGAGCCTTTGGAATCAGGAAAAACAGAAAGATCCCTCATTACATTTTTCGGGCAGAATGGATGTAAGGGCTCAGGCAGAAGATTTGGGTAATGACCATGTTATGGTTAATACACAGGGAATAGAGAACTTGAAATATTTGTGTGAACATCCGGATGTCTGGAATGTGACGGATAAAACGTCTTTGCGTGTATTACAGGGGCGTTATGAAGCGGTATTGGAGCATTATAAACAGTGGGTACAGCACGTTTTGTCTCATTTGGGCGGGAAACGTCTTGCTGAGCCGGATGATGAGAATATTTACATACCCGAAAAAGCCGATTACAATAAGAAGGTTATGAGCTTTATACAGGCTTATATATTACAACCGCCTGTGTGGATGTTTGATGAAAAACTTACCGCTAAGTTAGAAATAAACGGTAGTCGGGAGTTCGATCGCTTTTATGAAGAGCTGATGTCGGAAATGATTCGTTCCCTCCGGGAAGTGGAAAGAACGGAGAATGTTTGTGAGGATATGTTGTCTGTAGATGAGTTTTTGGAAAGCATACATAAAGAATTATTTGCCGAATGGGCTGACAATATTCCTGTAAGTGACGCTAAGTATAAAGTGCAGCTGCTTTATGTGAGTAAACTTGTTAAATTGTTGGATAGATCAGAAAAGATAACTTCGTCGAGATTATTGGTTTCCATTATGCAGGCTTTGAATAGAATAAAGGAGGAAAGTCTTGATTATAGCCATAAGATTACGGATCCGGTTGCCAAAAAACGGGCAATGTTTCTTGTAGATAGTATTTTGTTTTAA
- a CDS encoding SusC/RagA family TonB-linked outer membrane protein, with product MKKNQAQKFIVLFWLFLFAYSWRVEAQTGKEKQLTMEFKNEGLPSIFKRFEKVSGYKVLFIYDEISSYTSTGKVEKATVDEALKVIIGKNPLKYHIDGQFINITKKDSKKFFSQVKGKVFSEEDGLPVIGATIIVEGPNNIRTITDNNGNFQLSDVSKDSRVRISYVGLETQFLNPSSYMSVVMKSDTKALDEVVVTGMFNRKKEGFTGSAVTIKGEDLKKYSTNNVAKAIAAVAPGLRIMDNINMGSNPNNLPDMRMRGGANMDMATQSAVDFNSTSNDVLAVQGEYETYANQPLLIMDGFEITIQTLADMDPDRVASIVVLKDAAATAIYGSRAANGVIVIESKTPKPGRIWVTYGGELRIEAPDMTGYNLMNAREKIDAELQSGLYTYGGETVEKWQLYQSKLREVLAGVNTYWLDKPLQTAFQQRHTVTLEGGDEALRYRMYVGYNSSPGVMKDSKRDVLTGSLDFQYRLKKVLLKNSITLDNSVANESPWGSFSEYTRLNPYLRPYGENGEIQKRLDNFEGVGGESSYLNPMYNTTFNSKDQSKNFTVRELFKVEYNPTNELRFEGAFNLSKSVGHRDIFRPAQHTLFDNVTDPTLRGDYRRSQSEAVNWGIDLTGSWNKQLEDHYLTANARMSVLENNSETYGNYVTGFPNDNMDNLLFGKKYNEKVTGDERTTRSIGWVAAGGYSYKYKYSFDFNIRLDGSSQFGKNNRWAPFWSTGLRWDLKKENFLKDVSFISDFILRGTYGTTGSQGFDPYQAHGYYTYSNLLLPYYSSDATGSEILAMHNESLKWQTTKSTNLALELGFFDQRFTARVEYYRKITDNMVANISLAPSLGFSSYPENLGKIENKGWEISLSAIPYKNTAKQAYWTITVNGSHNTDKLLKISEAMKYRNDKSASDLKDTPLPRYEEGESLSRIWVVRSLGIDPASGDEILLKRNGEMTSAVNWSANDVVPIGNTEPKWQGYINSSFTYRGWGADVSFRYQFGGQVYNQTLLDKVENANLKYNVDRRVTQLRWAKPGDKAQFRVLNPNGLETKATSRFIMDENIFQGSSLSVYYRMDRTNTKFISHWGLSSAKVTFNMEDFFYWSTVKRERGLYYPYSRQFTFALNVAF from the coding sequence ATGAAAAAGAATCAAGCACAGAAGTTCATTGTTTTATTTTGGCTTTTCCTTTTTGCCTATTCATGGCGTGTGGAAGCACAGACAGGCAAAGAAAAGCAACTAACAATGGAGTTTAAAAATGAAGGGTTGCCCTCTATTTTTAAACGTTTTGAAAAAGTATCGGGGTATAAAGTTCTTTTTATTTACGATGAAATTAGTTCTTATACTTCTACCGGAAAAGTAGAAAAAGCTACAGTTGATGAAGCATTGAAAGTGATTATTGGAAAAAATCCGTTAAAATACCACATTGACGGACAATTCATAAATATCACAAAAAAAGATTCTAAGAAGTTTTTCTCACAAGTAAAGGGAAAAGTTTTTTCCGAGGAAGACGGACTTCCGGTTATTGGCGCCACTATTATAGTGGAAGGTCCTAATAATATCCGTACTATCACAGATAATAATGGTAATTTTCAGCTCTCTGATGTTTCGAAAGATAGCCGAGTCAGAATATCGTATGTAGGTTTGGAAACCCAGTTCTTGAATCCTTCATCCTATATGTCGGTAGTGATGAAGTCTGATACAAAGGCGCTGGATGAGGTAGTGGTGACAGGTATGTTCAATAGGAAGAAAGAGGGATTCACCGGTTCTGCTGTTACTATCAAGGGTGAAGACCTGAAAAAATATAGTACGAATAATGTGGCTAAAGCAATAGCTGCTGTCGCTCCTGGGCTTCGCATCATGGATAATATCAATATGGGGTCTAATCCGAATAATCTGCCTGATATGCGTATGCGTGGCGGTGCAAATATGGATATGGCTACACAGTCTGCGGTAGATTTTAATTCTACCAGTAATGACGTATTAGCAGTTCAGGGCGAATATGAGACCTATGCCAATCAACCGCTGCTTATCATGGACGGATTTGAAATCACCATACAGACACTTGCCGATATGGATCCCGACCGTGTTGCTTCTATCGTTGTGTTGAAAGATGCGGCAGCTACAGCTATTTACGGCTCGCGTGCGGCAAATGGAGTAATTGTTATCGAAAGCAAGACTCCCAAACCGGGACGGATTTGGGTGACTTATGGTGGGGAACTTCGTATTGAAGCTCCGGATATGACCGGATATAATTTAATGAATGCAAGAGAGAAGATAGACGCAGAGTTGCAAAGCGGGCTTTATACATACGGTGGTGAGACAGTTGAAAAATGGCAGCTCTATCAATCTAAATTGCGTGAAGTGCTGGCAGGAGTAAATACTTATTGGCTGGACAAGCCTTTGCAAACAGCTTTCCAACAACGACATACGGTTACGTTGGAAGGTGGTGACGAAGCCTTGCGTTATCGGATGTATGTCGGATATAATAGTTCTCCGGGTGTGATGAAAGACAGTAAGCGTGATGTATTGACCGGTTCACTTGATTTTCAGTATCGCCTGAAAAAAGTGTTGTTAAAGAATAGCATTACGTTGGATAATTCGGTAGCTAATGAGTCTCCGTGGGGAAGTTTTAGTGAATATACCCGCTTGAATCCTTATCTGCGTCCATATGGAGAGAACGGAGAAATACAAAAACGGCTTGATAATTTCGAAGGAGTGGGTGGTGAGTCGAGCTACCTGAATCCGATGTATAATACGACATTCAACAGTAAAGACCAAAGTAAAAACTTTACAGTACGTGAACTTTTCAAGGTGGAATATAATCCTACTAATGAATTACGGTTTGAAGGAGCTTTTAATTTGTCCAAAAGCGTAGGACATCGTGATATTTTTCGTCCTGCACAACATACGCTTTTTGATAATGTGACCGATCCTACCTTAAGAGGTGATTACCGCAGAAGTCAGAGCGAAGCTGTCAATTGGGGCATAGATTTAACAGGAAGCTGGAATAAGCAACTGGAAGATCACTACCTGACTGCTAATGCACGTATGAGTGTATTGGAGAATAATTCGGAGACTTATGGAAACTATGTGACTGGTTTCCCGAATGATAATATGGATAACTTGTTGTTTGGTAAGAAATATAATGAGAAGGTGACAGGAGATGAGAGGACAACGCGCTCCATTGGTTGGGTAGCTGCTGGAGGCTATTCTTATAAATATAAGTATTCGTTCGACTTTAATATACGCTTGGACGGTTCATCACAGTTTGGAAAAAATAACCGTTGGGCTCCTTTCTGGTCAACCGGATTACGTTGGGATTTGAAAAAAGAGAACTTTTTGAAAGATGTATCTTTTATTTCCGATTTTATTTTGAGGGGTACATACGGTACGACCGGTTCCCAAGGTTTTGATCCTTATCAGGCACATGGTTATTATACATATTCCAATTTACTGCTTCCTTATTACTCATCGGATGCAACAGGTTCGGAAATCTTGGCTATGCATAATGAAAGTTTAAAATGGCAGACTACAAAAAGTACTAATCTTGCCTTGGAACTCGGTTTTTTCGATCAGCGTTTTACTGCACGTGTGGAATATTATCGGAAAATAACAGATAATATGGTTGCCAATATAAGTCTTGCTCCTTCTCTTGGTTTCAGCAGTTATCCGGAAAATCTGGGAAAGATAGAGAATAAGGGTTGGGAAATTTCTCTCTCGGCTATTCCTTATAAAAACACTGCTAAACAAGCTTATTGGACAATTACAGTAAACGGTTCTCATAATACTGACAAACTATTGAAAATATCGGAAGCGATGAAATACAGAAATGATAAAAGTGCATCAGATTTAAAAGATACGCCGTTGCCACGTTATGAAGAAGGTGAATCTCTTTCCCGTATTTGGGTAGTACGTTCATTAGGTATTGATCCGGCTTCCGGAGATGAAATATTATTGAAACGTAACGGGGAGATGACGAGTGCCGTTAACTGGAGTGCGAATGATGTAGTACCTATTGGTAATACAGAACCTAAATGGCAAGGATATATTAATTCTTCCTTTACATACAGAGGTTGGGGAGCAGATGTCAGCTTCAGGTATCAGTTTGGCGGTCAGGTATATAATCAGACCTTGCTTGACAAGGTGGAAAATGCTAATTTGAAATATAATGTAGATCGACGGGTAACTCAGCTACGTTGGGCGAAACCGGGTGATAAGGCACAGTTCCGTGTTCTTAATCCTAACGGTTTGGAAACGAAAGCCACTTCCCGGTTTATAATGGATGAAAATATATTCCAGGGAAGTTCGTTGTCTGTTTACTATCGTATGGATCGTACTAATACAAAATTTATTAGTCATTGGGGATTGAGTTCCGCTAAAGTGACGTTTAATATGGAAGACTTTTTCTATTGGTCTACAGTGAAACGCGAAAGAGGTTTGTACTATCCGTATTCCCGTCAGTTTACATTTGCTTTGAATGTTGCTTTCTAA
- a CDS encoding PKD-like family lipoprotein, with product MRKYIICIVSFIGAALLQTGCYDDKGDYDYHDVNTMDIVIPETKVRMPKEEAVEVSIIPEISQTLEQNEENLVFQWKKTIEGKKAGSDRLSDYKDYSVGKECKVTVEPYESENIGLMLVITDKKSGTIWYQIGEVAIIRPLNPCWFVLQEKEGKGVLGAIEGTPEGYYVYPDVFKSELNQSFPLEGKPLAVSARKNYGDSFLSSMLGFFGFKVSPALMVVTDQDLALLTPSTLITRYPSNKILFEPTGKGEPLNIEFYKMSTHGELFVNSGKAYCAPMDGFCVPFSVKKESEFPAISAYGSYGGGFLFFDSENHRFLSASIPGVGDYMGNQATQSIRNYGTKWSDQKPVSTYSMSDESNLFDPDVIDPSLEVHDIVTGGNWGNFAYAIASPRNGKELTVFKFSAQDEDPICAARYTIALPSEVNVETAKFAASYAYTANLIFMTSGNKLYRIDLDRGRAIELYTYETDPSAQIVSLKFKDPESVREEGDDEETGEYKEKLGMSLGLGINTADKGVVVELQLTVAGDVAREENSICVYEDPDQPIGKIVDISYNYE from the coding sequence ATGAGGAAATATATCATCTGTATAGTAAGTTTTATCGGAGCGGCTTTATTGCAAACAGGCTGTTACGATGACAAGGGAGATTACGATTATCATGATGTAAATACGATGGATATCGTAATACCTGAAACGAAGGTACGTATGCCTAAAGAGGAAGCAGTGGAAGTTTCAATTATACCCGAGATTTCTCAGACTTTGGAGCAAAATGAGGAAAACCTTGTGTTTCAATGGAAGAAAACAATCGAAGGAAAGAAAGCGGGGTCGGACAGACTTAGTGATTATAAAGATTATTCCGTAGGCAAAGAATGTAAAGTAACAGTCGAGCCTTATGAATCGGAAAATATAGGTTTAATGTTGGTCATTACGGATAAAAAGAGTGGAACAATCTGGTATCAGATAGGTGAAGTTGCAATTATTCGTCCTTTAAATCCTTGCTGGTTTGTATTGCAGGAAAAAGAAGGAAAGGGAGTATTAGGAGCGATAGAGGGTACTCCGGAAGGATATTATGTTTATCCGGATGTCTTTAAATCAGAACTGAATCAGTCATTTCCGTTAGAAGGAAAACCTTTGGCGGTAAGTGCAAGAAAAAACTATGGAGATTCGTTTTTAAGTAGTATGCTGGGTTTTTTTGGTTTTAAAGTAAGTCCGGCGTTAATGGTGGTAACCGATCAGGACTTGGCCTTATTGACTCCAAGTACTTTAATAACGAGATATCCGTCGAATAAAATACTTTTTGAACCGACTGGAAAAGGGGAACCGTTGAATATTGAGTTTTATAAAATGAGTACTCATGGTGAATTGTTTGTAAATAGTGGAAAAGCATATTGTGCTCCTATGGATGGGTTTTGTGTACCATTCTCGGTAAAAAAAGAAAGTGAGTTTCCTGCTATTTCCGCTTATGGTTCGTATGGAGGAGGCTTTTTGTTTTTTGATTCTGAAAATCATCGTTTTCTTAGTGCATCTATTCCGGGGGTTGGTGATTATATGGGGAATCAGGCTACTCAAAGTATACGTAATTATGGTACTAAATGGAGTGACCAGAAGCCTGTATCCACGTATTCAATGTCAGACGAATCTAATTTGTTTGATCCGGATGTAATTGATCCGTCTTTAGAAGTACATGATATTGTTACGGGTGGAAATTGGGGAAATTTTGCTTATGCGATTGCTTCTCCCCGGAACGGAAAAGAGCTGACTGTGTTTAAATTCAGTGCGCAAGATGAAGATCCTATTTGTGCTGCCCGGTATACGATTGCTTTACCGTCCGAAGTAAATGTAGAAACAGCAAAATTTGCAGCTTCTTACGCGTATACGGCAAACCTTATATTTATGACATCGGGTAATAAATTATATCGCATTGATCTTGATCGCGGAAGGGCAATTGAACTTTATACTTATGAAACTGATCCGTCAGCACAGATAGTTAGTTTAAAATTTAAGGACCCTGAAAGTGTGAGAGAGGAAGGTGACGATGAGGAAACGGGCGAATATAAGGAGAAACTAGGCATGTCTCTCGGGTTGGGTATCAATACTGCTGATAAAGGTGTAGTTGTAGAATTGCAATTGACAGTGGCGGGTGATGTAGCTCGTGAAGAAAACAGCATTTGTGTTTACGAAGATCCCGATCAGCCTATTGGGAAGATTGTTGATATTAGCTATAATTATGAATAG
- a CDS encoding DUF4843 domain-containing protein: MKRIIYFVLAILVCGIYVGCSENEIDLYDQTPRINFYGSTTHVRTLVDTDYVKKEPYAVDSFEVRIQGDFLKENRDFCVKVTPNNDYQNSVDVLLESKYTYTDLDTVCQIFYYKINRPKVQAGRNVYGCYLEFDLNNPLHQFDKGLVEKNQIVLNVRWELKPTEWSDYVGFGSYSDAKYMFIMDVCQRVWDDLEDEDIDVIKQAYREYKEAGNPPILGEEGDEIEYE, encoded by the coding sequence ATGAAACGTATTATATATTTTGTTTTAGCTATTCTTGTTTGCGGCATTTATGTAGGATGCAGTGAAAACGAGATAGACTTATATGACCAGACACCTCGTATCAATTTCTATGGTAGCACTACGCATGTCCGTACTTTGGTTGATACGGATTATGTGAAGAAAGAACCTTATGCTGTAGACAGTTTCGAGGTAAGAATACAAGGAGATTTTTTGAAAGAGAATCGTGATTTCTGTGTGAAAGTAACTCCGAATAATGATTATCAGAATTCAGTGGATGTATTATTGGAAAGCAAGTATACATATACTGACCTTGATACAGTTTGCCAGATATTCTATTATAAAATAAATCGTCCGAAAGTACAGGCAGGTAGAAATGTTTATGGTTGTTATCTGGAGTTTGATTTGAATAACCCTCTTCATCAGTTTGATAAAGGTCTGGTAGAAAAGAATCAAATCGTTTTAAATGTCAGATGGGAGTTGAAACCGACCGAATGGAGTGATTATGTGGGATTTGGTAGCTATAGCGATGCTAAATATATGTTTATTATGGATGTATGCCAACGTGTATGGGATGACTTGGAAGATGAAGATATTGATGTAATCAAGCAAGCTTATAGAGAATATAAGGAGGCGGGGAATCCACCGATTTTAGGTGAAGAAGGTGATGAAATAGAATATGAATAA
- a CDS encoding FecR family protein, with protein MDEKNINISKSEEELLEIMENRSHITADQLHNLKEDEECLQACSDLAEIVIEMQKKQNMLAIDVRNEMADFHNKHSKNNRRKNTRMLLWASITGVAAAVVIILVLRAMMISSQPEIIQVFQANHVAQEVTLQVNDEKEIKPLKEVVESFSSSSAAQLSSKEIDYSRALLQTETKEVGKQRIQIHRLSIPRGETFKVVLSEGTEVFLNSDSRLAYPTIFKGKERVVSLEGEAYFKVTKDAEHPFIVKTGNIQVRVLGTEFNVRSYSPTDVRVTLITGKVAVSDTCGVHSVEMMPGQSAQLSSNGTFAVKEVDIESFLYWKEGFFYFDDVALVDMMKEIGRWYNIDIEFRNSKIMDLRMHFFANRHQDIFHLIELLNRMERIHAYFEAGKLIIE; from the coding sequence ATGGATGAAAAGAATATAAATATAAGTAAGTCGGAAGAAGAACTCCTGGAAATTATGGAGAATCGTTCTCATATAACTGCTGATCAATTACATAATTTGAAAGAAGATGAGGAATGCTTGCAAGCATGTTCTGATTTGGCAGAAATTGTGATAGAGATGCAGAAAAAACAAAATATGCTGGCAATTGATGTCCGGAATGAAATGGCAGATTTTCATAATAAACATTCTAAAAACAATCGAAGAAAAAATACACGCATGCTGTTGTGGGCCAGTATCACAGGTGTAGCGGCAGCTGTTGTCATAATTTTAGTTTTGCGTGCAATGATGATTTCGTCGCAACCGGAAATCATTCAAGTGTTTCAAGCCAATCATGTTGCCCAAGAAGTCACTTTACAAGTGAATGATGAGAAGGAAATAAAACCACTGAAAGAAGTAGTAGAATCTTTTTCGTCTTCTTCCGCTGCACAGTTGTCTTCTAAAGAAATAGATTATAGTCGCGCTCTTCTTCAGACAGAAACCAAGGAAGTGGGAAAGCAGAGAATACAGATACATAGATTAAGTATTCCCAGGGGAGAGACATTCAAAGTTGTTTTATCCGAAGGAACCGAAGTCTTCTTGAATTCAGACAGTCGATTAGCTTACCCTACGATTTTTAAAGGAAAAGAAAGAGTCGTCTCTTTGGAAGGTGAAGCTTATTTTAAAGTTACTAAAGATGCAGAACATCCTTTTATTGTAAAAACTGGAAATATACAGGTTCGCGTATTAGGAACGGAATTTAATGTGCGTAGCTACTCTCCTACTGACGTTCGTGTTACGCTCATTACAGGAAAAGTGGCTGTTAGCGATACTTGTGGGGTTCATAGTGTTGAAATGATGCCGGGACAAAGTGCACAACTTTCTTCTAACGGAACATTTGCTGTGAAAGAGGTGGATATTGAATCATTTTTATATTGGAAGGAAGGATTTTTCTATTTTGACGATGTTGCTCTGGTTGACATGATGAAAGAAATAGGGCGTTGGTATAATATAGATATTGAGTTCCGCAATAGCAAAATCATGGATCTTCGTATGCATTTCTTTGCAAATCGTCATCAAGACATCTTTCATTTGATTGAATTATTGAATCGAATGGAGAGAATACATGCTTATTTTGAAGCAGGAAAACTAATTATCGAATAA
- a CDS encoding RagB/SusD family nutrient uptake outer membrane protein — MKQIIYILLTTTMLGLMSCSDWLDVSPKTSIPTDKQFESESGFKDALTGIYLKLGTTTLYAGDLTYAYLDELAGLYSDYPGYNTNAVFDQSIVFDYENMFLSKKNGIYSTMYNIIANINNFLEYVDKNKDVLVTERYYETMKGEALGLRAFLHFDLLRMFGPVYKEHPASKAIPYRIAFDKDATPVLPASEVVDAILKDLNDAEKLLKESDPLDFFTDQTDEDFTDKNHFLVNREFRMNLYAVKAMLARVYCYKGDAESKGLATEYAKQVIAASKYFTLYKSQTASNYNSIRYAEQIFGITVNEFSNLLIGNYMDMENTNTQQHFYLDGDKFKFFYETADAGNTDWRKNTEMFEVINGASRTDVFCRKYNQKPLNGGYAYSGADAIPLIRLPEMYYIVAECVPSASESADALNTVRFARGISYSDEISSIGYDDLDNTSEEDKNQTKRINEIMKEYRKEYFAEGQLFYFLKAHNYSTYYGCGIETMTEAHYQMTLPDDEYIFGNNSK, encoded by the coding sequence ATGAAACAGATAATATATATACTATTAACAACAACAATGCTGGGACTTATGTCTTGCAGCGACTGGTTGGATGTATCTCCGAAGACTTCTATTCCTACCGACAAGCAATTTGAGTCGGAATCAGGATTTAAGGATGCGCTTACAGGTATTTATTTGAAGTTGGGAACCACGACATTGTATGCCGGAGACTTGACTTATGCTTATTTGGATGAGTTGGCAGGATTATATTCCGATTATCCGGGGTATAATACAAATGCTGTTTTCGATCAAAGTATCGTATTCGATTATGAGAACATGTTTTTGAGTAAGAAGAATGGGATTTACTCAACGATGTATAACATCATAGCCAATATTAATAACTTCTTGGAGTACGTAGACAAAAATAAAGATGTTTTAGTTACCGAACGCTATTATGAAACTATGAAGGGAGAGGCACTCGGGCTTCGCGCTTTTCTTCACTTTGATTTGTTGCGTATGTTCGGTCCTGTTTATAAAGAACATCCTGCATCCAAAGCTATACCCTACCGTATTGCTTTTGATAAGGATGCCACTCCTGTTTTACCAGCCAGCGAAGTGGTTGACGCTATTCTCAAAGATTTGAATGACGCTGAAAAATTACTGAAAGAGAGTGATCCTCTTGATTTCTTTACCGATCAGACGGATGAAGATTTTACAGATAAAAATCATTTTCTTGTCAATCGTGAGTTTCGTATGAATTTATATGCGGTTAAAGCTATGCTGGCTCGTGTATATTGTTACAAAGGTGATGCGGAAAGTAAAGGATTGGCCACAGAGTACGCTAAACAAGTGATTGCTGCCTCTAAGTATTTTACATTGTATAAATCGCAGACTGCTTCCAATTACAATTCCATACGCTACGCAGAGCAAATCTTTGGAATAACAGTCAATGAATTCTCCAATTTGCTTATTGGAAATTATATGGATATGGAGAATACCAATACTCAGCAACATTTCTATCTGGATGGAGATAAATTTAAATTCTTCTATGAAACTGCCGATGCAGGGAATACTGACTGGAGAAAAAATACGGAAATGTTTGAGGTTATTAATGGGGCAAGTCGGACAGATGTTTTTTGTAGAAAATATAATCAGAAACCTTTGAATGGCGGATATGCTTATTCCGGTGCTGACGCTATCCCTTTGATACGCTTACCCGAAATGTATTATATTGTTGCAGAATGTGTTCCTTCTGCATCGGAAAGTGCTGATGCACTAAATACCGTACGTTTTGCACGTGGTATTTCTTATAGTGATGAGATATCGTCTATCGGATATGATGACCTTGATAATACTTCGGAAGAAGACAAAAACCAGACTAAACGTATTAATGAGATAATGAAAGAATATAGGAAAGAATATTTCGCGGAAGGTCAACTTTTCTATTTCTTGAAAGCGCATAATTATAGCACTTATTATGGTTGTGGGATTGAAACGATGACTGAAGCCCATTATCAGATGACGTTGCCGGATGATGAGTATATTTTTGGAAACAACTCTAAATGA